A single window of Nocardia sp. NBC_01327 DNA harbors:
- a CDS encoding aldo/keto reductase, which translates to MTYRSETSAVPSIVLNDGQVMPKLGYGVFKVAAEEAVDAVAAALQVGYRSIDTAAIYGNESEVGSALRESGLPRDELFVTTKLWNSNQGYDSTLRAFDESMKRLELDRLDLYLIHWPIAEAGLYVDSFRALQALKAQGRVTSIGVSNFTRANLERVIAETGEAPTVNQIELHPYLPQTELRAFHSEHGIITEAWSPLGRGAELEDPVIAAIAGETGRTAAQVILRWHMQLGNVAIPKSVTPSRIAENFEVFDFELTDEQLSRINSLDNGTRIGPDPDAFQIDAPA; encoded by the coding sequence GTGACTTACCGGAGCGAGACCAGCGCAGTTCCTTCCATCGTCCTGAACGACGGGCAGGTCATGCCGAAGCTCGGCTACGGCGTGTTCAAGGTCGCCGCCGAGGAGGCCGTCGATGCGGTGGCGGCCGCACTGCAGGTCGGCTATCGGAGTATCGATACCGCGGCCATCTACGGCAATGAGTCCGAAGTGGGCAGCGCACTGCGGGAATCGGGCCTGCCGCGTGACGAACTGTTCGTCACCACCAAGCTGTGGAACAGCAATCAGGGCTATGACTCCACGTTGCGCGCGTTCGACGAGAGCATGAAGCGTCTCGAGCTGGACCGTTTGGACCTCTACCTGATTCACTGGCCGATTGCTGAGGCCGGGCTGTACGTGGATTCGTTCCGCGCGCTGCAGGCTCTCAAGGCGCAGGGCCGGGTCACCTCCATCGGCGTCTCCAACTTCACCCGCGCGAATCTGGAGCGGGTGATCGCCGAGACGGGTGAGGCCCCGACGGTGAATCAGATCGAGCTGCACCCCTACCTGCCCCAGACCGAACTGCGCGCCTTCCACTCCGAGCACGGCATCATCACCGAGGCCTGGAGCCCCCTGGGCCGCGGCGCCGAGCTGGAGGATCCGGTCATCGCCGCCATCGCGGGCGAGACCGGCCGCACCGCCGCCCAGGTGATCCTGCGCTGGCATATGCAACTCGGCAATGTGGCCATCCCCAAGTCGGTCACCCCATCCCGTATCGCCGAGAACTTCGAGGTCTTCGACTTCGAACTGACCGATGAGCAACTGTCGCGAATCAACAGCCTGGACAACGGCACTCGCATCGGCCCCGACCCGGACGCCTTCCAAATCGACGCCCCCGCCTGA
- a CDS encoding TetR/AcrR family transcriptional regulator — MSPTKDRYHHGDLREELLRASLRLIDTEGLAAVSLRRVAREAGVSPGAPYHHFTDRAALLAALSTRGFELLGAALVSIRDTTTSAREALIEMAEGYVGFAREHPTYFRLMFRPELSQPHNHPDTEDAGDAAFAILEDTLADATRAGELPAEDAETLALAWWSLAHGLASLTLDGKLEARSAHMGTTAAALADRVTRMFADLIDSRWPQR; from the coding sequence ATGTCGCCGACCAAGGACCGCTATCACCACGGAGACCTCCGCGAAGAACTCCTGCGCGCCTCGCTGCGGCTGATCGACACCGAGGGACTGGCTGCGGTGAGCCTGCGGCGGGTCGCCCGCGAGGCCGGGGTGAGTCCGGGCGCGCCCTACCACCACTTCACCGATCGGGCGGCGCTGCTGGCCGCGCTCTCCACCCGCGGCTTCGAATTGCTCGGCGCGGCACTGGTTTCCATCCGTGACACCACCACCTCGGCACGCGAGGCGCTCATCGAGATGGCCGAGGGATACGTCGGATTCGCGCGCGAACACCCCACCTACTTCCGGCTGATGTTCCGCCCGGAACTCTCCCAGCCGCACAACCATCCGGATACCGAGGATGCGGGCGACGCCGCCTTCGCGATCCTCGAGGACACGCTCGCCGACGCCACCCGGGCGGGCGAGCTACCGGCCGAGGACGCGGAAACCCTGGCCCTGGCCTGGTGGAGTCTCGCGCACGGACTGGCCTCGCTCACCCTCGACGGCAAACTCGAGGCGCGGTCCGCGCATATGGGCACCACCGCGGCCGCGCTCGCCGACCGCGTCACCCGGATGTTCGCCGACCTCATCGACAGCAGGTGGCCACAGCGGTGA